The sequence below is a genomic window from Paucidesulfovibrio longus DSM 6739.
GTAATAACAGGGAAAACGGATGGCCGGACAGGCGACGCGCATGTGGATCTCGCGCGCGCCGAGCTCGCGAAGTTTCTTCACGCGGGTGCGGATGGTGGTTCCGCGCACGATGGAATCCTCGACGATGAGGATGCGCTTGCCCTTGATCATGCTCCGCACCGGGTTCAGCTTCACCCGGACGCCGAAGTCGCGCATGTCCTGCGAGGGCTGGATGAAGGTGCGGCCCACGTAGTGATTGCGGATCATGGCCAGCTCGAGCGGCAGGCCCGATTCCTGGGAATAGCCGATGGCCGCGTAGTTTCCCGAATCCGGGAACGGCATGACCATGTCGGCCTCCACCGGGGCCTCCTGGGCGAGAATCCTGCCCATTTCCTTGCGGCGCTCGTAGACCACCTCGCCGAAGACCACGGAATCGGGCCGGGCGAAATAGATCAGCTCGAACACGCAGGACGTGCGCGGCTGCGGCTCGCAGATGCGCATGCTGCGCATCCGGCCGTTCTCCACCACGACCATCTCGCCGGGCTCCAGCGGGCGAAGGTACTCCGCCTCGATGAGATCGAAGGCGCAGGTCTCGGAGGCGAAGACGTAGCTCTCGCCGATCCGGCCCATGGCCAGAGGGCGGAACCCGTTGGGATCCTTGATGGCGATGAGCTTGTCGTTGGCCAGGATCAGCAGCGAGTACGCGCCCTTGATCTTGGAGCAGGCCTTGATGATCGCCTCTTCCAGCGTGCTGCCGTTGAGATGCTTGGCGATCAGGTGCACGAAGACTTCCGTGTCCATGGTGGTCTGGAAAATGGACCCCTGGGCCTCCAGCTCGCGGCGCAGCTCGTAGGTATTCACGAGGTTGCCGTTGTGGGCCACGGCGATGCGGTAGTCGCCGTGGCGGACCAGGAAGGGCTGGGCATTGCGGATCAGGGACACGCCCGTGGTGGAATAGCGGATATGTCCCACGGCCACCTGACCCTTGAGTTCCTTGCCGAGGTGCCGCTCGTTGAACACGTCGGCCACGAGGCCCATGCCCCGCTGCTCGCGGATGCGCTGGCCGTCCCAGGTGCAGATGCCCGCGGATTCCTGGCCGCGGTGCTGCTGGGCATAGAGGCCGAAATACGTCATGCGGGCGGCCTCGGGATGTCGGTCGATACCGAAAAGGCCGCAGTATTCTTTCTTCATGCACGATCTCCGAGGCAACGCGCTAGGCGTCGCGGTTGCCGTAATATTCTTGCAGGCACTGCACCTGCAACCCCGCGCTGCGAACCTCGGCAATCGCCTGAACCGTGGCTTTGGCGCCGGCGAGCGTGGTCACGTAGGGAACGTTATAAAGCAATGCAGCCTGGCGGATGTCCTTGGAATCGTGGACGGTCTTGCGACCGGACACGGTGTTGATGACCAGGCTGATCTCCTTGTTCTTGATGTGGTCGAGCACGTTGGGCCGGCCTTCGTAGACCTTGAGCACGGGCTCCACCTTTCGCAGGCCGTTGTCGTACAGGTAGGTCGCGGTGCCGCGCGTGGCAAGCACGCGGAAGCCCATTTCCTGGAACTTGCGCACAACGGGCAGGATCAGCGGCTTGTCCCAGTCGTTCACGGCCACGAAGACCGTGCCCTGGCTGGGCAGCACCTGTCCGGCGGCGAGCTGCGCCTTCATGAAGGCCAGGCCGAAGCTGCCGTCGATGCCCATGACCTCGCCGGTGGAGCGCATTTCCGGTCCGAGGATCACGTCCACATTGGGGAAGCGGTTGAACGGGAAGACCGCCTCCTTGACCGCGACCCAGCCGGTCTTGCGCATGGACCACGGATCGAGATCCTTGAGCTTCTCGCCGAGCATGATGCGGGTGGCCAGCTTGGCCAGGGGAACCGCCGTTGCCTTGGAAACAAAGGGCACGGTGCGCGAGGCGCGGGGGTTGACCTCGATGATGTAGATCTCGCCGTCCTTGATGGCGTACTGCACGTTCATCAGGCCGACCACGCCCAGCTCCAGGGCCATGGCTTTGG
It includes:
- the purF gene encoding amidophosphoribosyltransferase produces the protein MKKEYCGLFGIDRHPEAARMTYFGLYAQQHRGQESAGICTWDGQRIREQRGMGLVADVFNERHLGKELKGQVAVGHIRYSTTGVSLIRNAQPFLVRHGDYRIAVAHNGNLVNTYELRRELEAQGSIFQTTMDTEVFVHLIAKHLNGSTLEEAIIKACSKIKGAYSLLILANDKLIAIKDPNGFRPLAMGRIGESYVFASETCAFDLIEAEYLRPLEPGEMVVVENGRMRSMRICEPQPRTSCVFELIYFARPDSVVFGEVVYERRKEMGRILAQEAPVEADMVMPFPDSGNYAAIGYSQESGLPLELAMIRNHYVGRTFIQPSQDMRDFGVRVKLNPVRSMIKGKRILIVEDSIVRGTTIRTRVKKLRELGAREIHMRVACPAIRFPCYYGIDFSSKGELIAANNTTEEIANFIGLDSLHYLSIEGLLKAVNNKSQYCLACFDGNYPVPPTETTGKDCLEDVVRPGIVGQYCK